The following proteins are co-located in the Gigantopelta aegis isolate Gae_Host chromosome 5, Gae_host_genome, whole genome shotgun sequence genome:
- the LOC121373561 gene encoding zinc finger protein 99-like produces the protein MSNSVDQCVKREVSANHCENNPYQSCEKPFQCGMCLKCFSHKSYIKQHMRIHIGERPYQCEVCRKCFLWNTSLRQHMLIHTGVKNFKCKVCAKHFSKRSTLKTHMLSHTAVKPFKCEVCAKCFSRSSHVKRHMLSHTGVSPFKCDFCSKYFSCNSGLKQHMLIHTDVKQFSCEVCAKCFKKRFDLKTHMVIHTGVRPFKCEVCAKRFSLKRHLKQHMFIHTGVKPFKCEVCAKRFSLKSYFKQHMLIHTGVKPFKCEVCAKYFSSSYNLKEHMLVHTGVTLFSCDVCGKRFTKTKYLKEHVLIHTDVKSFKCEVCSKCFKLSCNLTVHMLVHSGVKPFSCEVCVKCFSSKSYLNKHMLVHSGVKPFTCEVCAKCFSQNSHLKRHMLIHTGVTPFKCEVCAKRFSLSYNLKEHMLVHTGVTLFSCDICAKRFTKMNYLKKHVLSHTDVKSFKCEVCSKCFKLSCNLKVHMLVHSGAKPFSCEVCAKCFLSKSYLNKHMLVHSGVKPFTCDVCAKCFSQNSHLKRHMLIHTGVTPFKCEVCAKRFSLSYNWKEHMLVHTGVMLFSCDMCAKRFTKKKYLKKHVSNSH, from the coding sequence atgtcaaacaGTGTTGATCAATGTGTCAAACGTGAGGTCTCGGCAAACCATTGCGAAAACAACCCATATCAATCTTGTGAAAAACCTTTCCAATGTGGGATGTGCTTAAAGTGTTTCTCTCACAAGTCTTACATTAAGCAGCATATGAGGATCCACATTGGTGAACGACCATATCAGTGTGAGGTGTGTAGAAAGTGTTTTCTTTGGAATACTTCCTTGAGACAGCATATGTTAATTCATACTGGAGTGAAGAATTTCAAATGCAAGGTGTGTGCAAAACATTTCTCTAAGCGTTCCACCTTGAAAACTCATATGTTGTCTCACACTGCCGTTAAACCTTTTAAATGCGAGGtctgtgcaaaatgtttctctcGGAGTTCCCACGTGAAAAGACATATGCTCAGTCACACTGGAGTTAGCCCTTTCAAATGTGACTTCTGTTCAAAATATTTCTCTTGCAATTCTGgtttaaaacaacatatgttgattcacaCTGATGTTAAGCAATTTAGTTGTGAGGTTTGTGCAAAATGCTTCAAAAAACGTTTTGACTTGAAAACTCATATGGTCATTCACACTGGAGTTAGgcctttcaaatgtgaggtgtgtgcaaaaCGTTTTTCACTAAAACGTCACTTGAAACAGCATATGTTCATACACACTGGGGTTAAACCTTTTAAGTGTGAGGTTTGTGCAAAACGTTTTTCACTAAAATCTTACTTCAAACAGCACATGTTGATTCACACTGGGGTTAAGCCTTTTAAGTGTGAGGTATgtgcaaaatatttttcttcGAGTTACAACTTGAAAGAACATATGCTAGTTCACACTGGGGTTACGCTTTTTAGTTGTGATGTGTGTGGAAAACGTTTTACTAAGACGAAATACTTGAAAGAGCATGTTTTAATTCACACTGATGTCAAGTCTTTTAAATGCGAGGtttgttcaaaatgtttcaaactaaGTTGCAACTTGACAGTACACATGCTAGTTCACAGTGGTGTTAAGCCTTTTAGTTGTGAGGtgtgtgtaaaatgtttctCATCGAAGTCATACTTGAACAAGCATATGTTGGTTCATTCTGGTGTTAAGCCTTTCACatgtgaggtgtgtgcaaaatgtttctcacaaaATTCTCACTTGAAAAGACATATGTTGATTCACACTGGTGTTACGCCTTTTAAgtgtgaggtgtgtgcaaaaCGTTTTTCTTTGAGTTACAACTTGAAAGAACATATGCTAGTTCACACTGGGGTTACGCTTTTTAGTTGTGATATATGTGCAAAACGTTTTACTAAGATGAACTACTTGAAAAAGCATGTTTTAAGTCACACTGATGTCAAGTCTTTTAAATGCGAGGtttgttcaaaatgtttcaaactaaGTTGCAACTTGAAAGTACACATGCTAGTTCACAGTGGTGCTAAGCCTTTTAGTtgtgaggtgtgtgcaaaatgttttttgtcgaAGTCATACTTGAACAAGCATATGTTGGTTCATTCTGGTGTTAAGCCTTTCACATGTGAtgtgtgtgcaaaatgtttctcacaaaATTCTCACTTGAAAAGACATATGTTGATTCACACTGGTGTTACGCCTTTTAAgtgtgaggtgtgtgcaaaaCGTTTTTCTTTGAGTTACAACTGGAAAGAACATATGCTAGTTCACACTGGGGTTATGCTTTTTAGTTGTGATATGTGTGCAAAACGTTTCACTAAGAAGAAATACTTGAAAAAGCATGTTTCTAATTCACACTGA